A part of Vulcanisaeta moutnovskia 768-28 genomic DNA contains:
- a CDS encoding class I SAM-dependent methyltransferase, with product MTSNYGYFEQFNEKMARIYRLLDTLLLWGYRITANTLRKYVKPPAKVLEVGPGTGRLASILSNNGYYVVGVDVSLPMLRQARRFWRPDFVNAGSWALPTIPERFDAAVAMFTLHHWGDHTSSIRNIRDSLKPGSVFIVVEADADRVRALGDHSCNEKCLTSVLTPYFDIKFTRSFLLIIAIGRRLK from the coding sequence ATGACAAGTAATTATGGGTATTTTGAGCAATTTAATGAAAAAATGGCCAGGATATATAGGCTTCTAGATACGTTATTATTATGGGGCTATAGAATAACGGCAAATACACTTAGGAAGTACGTGAAACCACCTGCAAAAGTGCTCGAAGTAGGACCTGGCACGGGTAGGTTAGCCAGCATATTAAGTAATAATGGTTATTACGTAGTTGGTGTTGACGTAAGCCTACCAATGCTTAGGCAGGCCAGGAGGTTTTGGAGACCTGACTTTGTTAACGCAGGTAGTTGGGCATTACCAACCATACCGGAGAGGTTCGATGCAGCTGTAGCTATGTTCACATTACATCACTGGGGCGACCACACATCATCCATTAGGAATATACGTGATTCGTTGAAACCCGGCTCAGTATTCATAGTTGTTGAGGCCGATGCCGATAGAGTCAGGGCATTAGGGGATCATTCATGCAATGAAAAATGCCTAACCAGTGTATTAACTCCTTACTTTGACATTAAGTTCACTAGGTCGTTCCTATTAATAATTGCAATCGGCAGGAGGTTAAAGTAA
- the twy1 gene encoding 4-demethylwyosine synthase TYW1 has product MERIDQVIKETLRYHVINEVNSRIRIRITDDTRAKLIKASYGIYNHSTVELCHWTKSALVKGQSCYKFKFYGAPAGGSHRCAEFSPVGMICSNRCVYCWRPTESFDSFIPSEDLVDDPEEIVQGILRERYRLLTGYFGNPKSKDRAKEALVPTHWSISLSGEPTLYPKLPQLVRYLKGLPSTKSVFIVTNGEHPEMLERMQREDALPTQLYLSCNAPNKELFYRINVPVMYREDAWERWLRSLELLSRLNTRTVIRITLIRSLNYDFKYISEFAKLMLIGNPHFIEVKSYMHLGHSTFRLKRSDMLRHEEVREWAMKLLDEINRLGGNFRHMDEDEASRIVVIQNMSRYIDRWIVRPEEQRKYSNYV; this is encoded by the coding sequence ATGGAGAGGATTGACCAAGTGATTAAGGAGACACTGAGGTATCACGTTATTAATGAGGTTAATAGTAGGATTAGGATACGCATTACTGATGACACAAGGGCTAAGTTGATAAAGGCAAGTTATGGAATTTACAACCACTCTACGGTGGAGCTATGTCACTGGACAAAGAGCGCTCTTGTAAAGGGACAGAGCTGTTATAAGTTTAAGTTCTACGGTGCGCCAGCCGGTGGCTCACATAGATGCGCTGAGTTTAGCCCGGTGGGTATGATATGCAGTAATAGGTGCGTCTACTGCTGGAGGCCGACCGAGTCCTTTGACTCCTTCATACCCAGTGAGGACTTGGTTGATGATCCCGAGGAGATTGTTCAAGGAATACTTAGGGAGAGGTATAGGCTATTGACTGGCTACTTCGGAAACCCAAAGTCCAAGGACAGGGCTAAGGAGGCCTTGGTGCCAACACACTGGTCAATATCGCTATCCGGAGAACCAACTCTGTACCCAAAGCTACCGCAGCTCGTTAGGTACCTCAAGGGTTTACCGAGTACCAAGTCCGTGTTCATAGTCACGAACGGGGAACACCCAGAAATGCTTGAGAGAATGCAACGTGAGGATGCATTGCCAACGCAGCTTTACCTGTCATGCAATGCGCCGAATAAGGAGTTGTTCTATAGGATTAATGTGCCGGTTATGTATAGGGAGGATGCATGGGAGAGGTGGTTGAGGAGCCTTGAGTTACTTAGTAGGTTGAATACGAGGACCGTTATTAGGATAACCCTGATAAGGAGCCTTAACTACGACTTCAAGTACATATCCGAATTCGCAAAGCTCATGCTAATCGGCAACCCACACTTCATTGAGGTTAAGTCCTACATGCACCTAGGGCACTCAACCTTCAGATTAAAGAGGAGTGACATGCTTAGGCATGAGGAGGTTAGGGAGTGGGCTATGAAGTTACTTGATGAGATTAACAGATTGGGTGGTAACTTCAGACACATGGATGAGGATGAAGCAAGTAGGATTGTTGTAATACAGAATATGAGTAGATACATTGATAGGTGGATTGTAAGACCCGAGGAGCAACGTAAATACAGCAATTACGTTTAA
- a CDS encoding PH domain-containing protein — MPNYDNCIKPEVMKTLIKGTIILVIFSLFLDIVPSKFINYIIFVILWYILLSTYMLWKRMHKYCINEGHIIIRGLIGVRSVNASEIIDCFISQGILAKHFNCGSIYLVLQDNKVIIIRDIPQPNTYYSILCKNLSNRNST; from the coding sequence ATGCCAAATTATGATAATTGTATTAAACCTGAGGTAATGAAGACACTTATTAAAGGCACAATAATTTTAGTAATATTCTCATTATTTCTCGATATAGTACCATCAAAGTTTATAAATTACATAATCTTTGTGATTCTATGGTACATATTACTTAGCACGTATATGCTATGGAAAAGAATGCACAAGTATTGTATAAATGAGGGCCATATAATCATAAGAGGATTAATAGGAGTTAGGTCCGTAAATGCTTCAGAAATAATTGATTGTTTCATATCCCAGGGCATACTCGCCAAACATTTTAACTGCGGTTCAATATACCTGGTTCTGCAAGATAACAAGGTAATAATCATAAGAGACATTCCACAACCAAATACTTACTATAGCATATTGTGTAAGAATCTGAGTAATAGAAACAGTACGTAA
- a CDS encoding TldD/PmbA family protein encodes MVSLDDLSSIIRDVKSLIDDAIIIYRRIRWSMIRFANNEPTIANNWVTHETAIYIAKSKRYLTASLSIADINIIKNKVYELIKELSNIPEDEFYVPLTHGEKPSQLIGKYDNRIERETDKLIDGLNDAIQASLGEGSQRNAGAMTFGVEERYYVDSAGLELEDSASFVTLTIRAFIDDLTATSVSISNTLDGFKPRIAGVEAGHLVRLAKDLPEERVSSGKYNVVLGPLVSGHLYGVMMAMWFNAYSVITEMTGISKSDIGNSIASEGLSITDLSNDPNAFGSESFDYEGNKAMNVEVIRKGVLTGLLHNNRTAVKFGTISTGHAVGNWLRPRPRHVAISTGRLSNDVEAIAVELGNGIVVTNNWYTRFQNVKEGVFSTVVRDAAFLVRNSKLSARVRGLRIADSFRSLLRNFIDSSKEARQVYWWDSPLPGTAPYVLIRDLNISKGTSAEP; translated from the coding sequence GTGGTTTCATTAGACGATTTAAGCAGCATCATTAGGGATGTTAAGAGTTTAATTGATGATGCCATAATAATATATAGAAGGATTCGCTGGTCAATGATTAGGTTTGCTAATAATGAACCTACGATAGCAAATAACTGGGTAACTCACGAGACAGCGATATACATTGCCAAGTCAAAGAGGTATTTAACGGCGTCACTCTCAATTGCCGACATAAATATTATTAAGAATAAGGTCTATGAGTTAATTAAGGAGTTAAGTAACATACCTGAGGATGAGTTCTATGTACCATTAACCCACGGCGAAAAGCCAAGTCAACTAATTGGTAAGTATGATAATAGGATTGAGAGAGAAACCGACAAGTTAATTGATGGATTAAATGATGCAATTCAAGCATCACTCGGTGAAGGTTCACAGAGGAATGCCGGTGCAATGACATTTGGTGTTGAGGAGCGTTACTACGTTGATAGTGCTGGGCTTGAGCTTGAGGATAGTGCATCCTTCGTGACACTCACAATTAGGGCCTTTATTGATGATTTAACTGCCACGTCAGTGTCTATATCCAATACTCTGGATGGGTTTAAACCAAGAATTGCGGGTGTCGAAGCAGGTCACTTAGTAAGGCTGGCCAAGGATTTACCCGAGGAGAGAGTAAGTAGTGGTAAGTATAATGTGGTTCTTGGTCCGTTGGTATCGGGTCATTTATACGGTGTAATGATGGCTATGTGGTTTAATGCATATTCCGTAATAACTGAGATGACAGGTATATCTAAGAGTGATATTGGCAATTCAATAGCTAGTGAGGGACTATCAATAACTGACCTATCGAATGACCCAAATGCATTTGGGTCTGAGTCCTTTGATTACGAGGGTAATAAGGCGATGAATGTGGAGGTTATAAGGAAGGGTGTGCTCACTGGGTTATTGCATAATAATAGGACAGCTGTTAAGTTCGGCACAATCAGCACAGGCCACGCAGTTGGTAATTGGTTAAGGCCTAGGCCAAGGCATGTTGCGATAAGCACAGGACGATTGTCCAATGATGTTGAGGCTATAGCGGTAGAGCTTGGTAATGGCATTGTAGTTACTAATAATTGGTACACGAGGTTCCAAAACGTTAAGGAGGGCGTATTCTCGACTGTCGTCAGGGACGCAGCCTTCCTTGTTAGGAATAGTAAGTTAAGTGCTAGGGTACGTGGATTAAGGATTGCGGATTCCTTCAGGTCATTACTTAGGAACTTCATTGACTCAAGTAAGGAGGCTAGGCAGGTTTATTGGTGGGATTCACCACTACCCGGCACGGCACCGTACGTATTAATCAGGGATTTAAACATATCGAAGGGCACTAGCGCGGAGCCTTAA
- a CDS encoding TldD/PmbA family protein, which produces MSLSEDTITKVLDLALSSGSSYAEVRYQVDTVRFANVRNGALQSLSSYSYGGISIRVLVNGMWGFAATSSTDWDSVRDAVGRAVSLARSVARLRRRKATISRERLARVSYDISQRVKVEDLSNEYLIKYLSELDTHTNVESRIRVRNLFLSATVTEKLIVTSDGAYVRSKIPRVYLFGSLIAYDPQSGSFQRNIEFGGSGGFEVLSDIEDEIDREVNVIKDVLDKAKPLPHDEAMDVVLSSELAGIMVHESIGHPLELDRIMGREGAEAGESYARPDYLGSYKIGSDLVTIIDDPTIPNSYGFYIVDEEGVTARPRFLVRNGMINEFLMNREYASYIGLTSNAAARASEFDKEPIPRMANTYLAPGNWKPEEVIRETRRGLYIASYTEWNIDDKRWFGRYGGFEAYYIENGDLKFMVREPFIEVDTKTLWSNVDAVANDLRFYPGTCGKGNPEQGVPVYLGGPTFRVTNVRVFKAPR; this is translated from the coding sequence ATGAGCCTATCTGAGGATACCATTACTAAGGTCCTTGATTTAGCCCTGAGCAGCGGTTCTTCGTATGCCGAGGTTAGGTATCAGGTTGATACCGTTAGATTTGCCAATGTTAGGAATGGAGCGCTTCAATCATTAAGCAGCTACTCCTATGGTGGTATTTCGATTAGGGTCTTGGTTAATGGTATGTGGGGTTTCGCTGCTACGAGTAGTACTGATTGGGATTCTGTCAGAGATGCCGTGGGTAGGGCTGTGTCATTGGCTAGGTCTGTGGCTAGGCTTAGGAGGAGGAAGGCGACGATTAGTAGGGAGAGGCTTGCCAGGGTTTCGTATGATATTAGTCAGAGGGTTAAGGTTGAGGATTTATCGAATGAGTATCTGATTAAGTATTTGAGCGAGCTTGATACTCACACTAATGTTGAGTCCAGGATTAGGGTTAGGAACCTATTCCTTAGCGCTACAGTTACCGAGAAGCTAATTGTAACTAGCGATGGAGCCTATGTTAGGAGTAAGATACCTAGAGTCTACCTATTCGGCTCATTAATAGCCTATGACCCACAGAGCGGCAGTTTCCAGAGAAATATTGAGTTTGGTGGTTCAGGTGGCTTTGAGGTGTTGAGTGATATTGAGGATGAGATTGACAGGGAAGTCAATGTTATTAAGGACGTGCTTGACAAGGCTAAGCCACTTCCTCATGACGAGGCCATGGACGTAGTACTAAGCTCTGAGTTGGCGGGTATAATGGTTCACGAGAGCATAGGCCACCCGCTGGAGTTAGATAGGATCATGGGTAGGGAGGGCGCTGAGGCCGGCGAATCGTATGCCAGACCAGACTACCTAGGCAGTTATAAAATTGGTAGTGACCTGGTCACAATAATTGACGATCCAACAATACCCAATAGCTACGGCTTCTACATAGTCGATGAGGAGGGGGTCACTGCCAGGCCAAGGTTCCTAGTTAGGAATGGCATGATTAATGAATTCCTAATGAATAGGGAGTACGCATCATATATCGGGTTAACAAGCAATGCCGCCGCTAGAGCTAGCGAGTTCGATAAGGAGCCAATACCGAGGATGGCAAACACGTACCTAGCGCCAGGTAATTGGAAGCCTGAGGAAGTAATCAGGGAGACTAGGAGGGGACTGTACATTGCTTCATACACTGAGTGGAACATTGATGATAAACGCTGGTTTGGGCGTTATGGAGGTTTTGAGGCATATTACATAGAGAATGGAGACTTGAAGTTCATGGTTAGGGAACCATTCATCGAAGTCGACACAAAGACATTATGGAGTAACGTGGATGCGGTGGCCAATGATCTCAGGTTCTACCCAGGAACCTGCGGCAAAGGTAACCCAGAGCAGGGGGTACCAGTCTATTTAGGCGGACCCACATTCAGGGTAACTAATGTTAGGGTTTTTAAGGCTCCGCGCTAG
- the tsaA gene encoding tRNA (N6-threonylcarbamoyladenosine(37)-N6)-methyltransferase TrmO encodes MNIREFINTIKGYGLLNALIMELLRDNDAYNELSRYFVITNTNNDLFLRPIGIVKHGLNDDVVKSSPMGVDGLIEIFDEFIDGLRNIDGFSHLIIISLLNKVTKEQQKVLVVRPRRLVRFGIAANELPKIGVFATDSPHRPNPIGLSIVKLVNRDGRFLRVSGLDLFDGTPILDIKPYTPDRSVGINDLRTPNWYSALWKRIGGGVI; translated from the coding sequence GTGAATATAAGGGAATTTATAAATACGATTAAAGGATATGGATTACTGAATGCATTAATAATGGAATTACTTAGAGATAATGATGCTTATAATGAGCTATCCAGGTATTTCGTAATAACTAATACCAATAATGACCTATTTCTAAGGCCGATTGGTATTGTTAAGCATGGGCTTAATGATGATGTGGTAAAGTCCTCACCTATGGGTGTTGATGGATTAATTGAGATCTTTGATGAGTTCATTGATGGGTTAAGGAATATTGATGGATTCTCACATCTAATAATAATTTCACTACTTAATAAAGTAACTAAGGAACAGCAGAAGGTACTTGTTGTTAGGCCTAGAAGACTTGTGAGGTTCGGTATTGCTGCTAATGAGTTGCCTAAGATCGGCGTATTCGCCACCGATTCACCACATAGACCCAATCCAATTGGACTTAGTATTGTTAAGCTCGTTAATAGGGATGGTAGATTCCTCAGGGTTTCTGGGCTTGATCTATTTGATGGAACACCGATACTTGATATTAAACCGTATACACCCGATAGGTCTGTTGGGATTAATGACTTAAGGACACCAAACTGGTATTCTGCGCTTTGGAAGAGGATTGGTGGTGGCGTTATTTAA